From Candidatus Syntrophosphaera sp., a single genomic window includes:
- a CDS encoding PD-(D/E)XK nuclease family protein: protein MPRIITVPLSADLTETALEQISDPCQLIFPTEVSAARARQRFMADWQLQDCEFISIKQLKNDLLLPGIPSVSDDKRLLCLYQSLTDEDRQHFHINGYFDSVDWGNHFFQFFEELCDECVEVGKLSAPFESFGINLLGWQEEYLLKVLSIHSRYRDRLDQLGLTDPIFSTRASEVKVPCRGCRFVFVNQYYFSKLEKQLIKALEASGNEVFIISQSCGPKMDPEQLTTPETRLEELKPSDIRTQKIEVVECENEEQMVLAFLANHDPEVEDVAESRVIIDSMFNRKHYRHLFSPAKYKASQAGSFIRSGIYAFLQTLHAHLHALNSTLDQSFVPLRLLLAACAQDNFIRYYHPDWGSEERDLLLNELRFLFDQDILYVDKDLEIFKVLNDKRAYSYLPRLLTPHFALLAKLAQIQSPSGLVYLIDLPEGLSIQRMCRSQELLYSNALEEFYERLANFASLGTQGVVDSWSDLFAPEGAGLAENILQLLLEALASARLSFAKTAREETRVYDVSNLLDLRNLSYDTVVFFHAIEGVYPSNPEPVWLFNENQRQRLGLKSFDALRRRERYYFLRQVLNSRQALIYCYRDQEHDIEPGSFVTELIHASENKELAGIIRIVPELFKPRISDLYQSRAARYGKHNEYDFQTKAAFMFGLNRADPNDFFVMPVSPQADFDEHHSLKVSYQSLSLLDKNPFAWYVRELRKLRCIELRPQETITRKLFGALLHGFLAKVLGRLKGPHQAVEELAVVLDSETELSKEISQLISSTLYLYKLPQNYNHEFLVSVISQCLVRSVRQFYREFLVPRLRGTSFELQPEEGRMTDFESQHKLLVSHILDEIEYHLKIRGIADLRVKCPAKNLIVDFKTGSHEVGQLLFYEWFYYLLNEDYAGRELDSTFWMILEQKNLERTDQAKRDKWRERMRQNLEDCLIRGYGQGKNSTHRKTMRNITRADLYHPPAGGGE, encoded by the coding sequence GTGCCCAGGATAATCACCGTTCCCCTTTCCGCTGACCTGACCGAAACCGCGCTGGAGCAGATCAGCGATCCCTGCCAGCTCATCTTTCCCACAGAAGTATCCGCCGCCCGTGCCAGGCAAAGGTTCATGGCGGATTGGCAGCTTCAGGATTGCGAGTTTATCTCCATAAAGCAGCTGAAAAACGATCTGCTATTGCCGGGAATCCCATCCGTGAGCGACGACAAACGTCTGCTCTGCCTCTATCAGAGCCTGACTGACGAGGACCGGCAGCATTTTCACATCAACGGCTACTTCGACAGCGTGGATTGGGGCAACCACTTTTTCCAGTTCTTTGAAGAACTCTGCGACGAATGCGTTGAAGTGGGCAAACTCAGCGCCCCGTTCGAATCTTTCGGGATCAATCTGTTGGGCTGGCAGGAAGAGTATCTGCTAAAAGTGCTCTCCATCCATTCCCGCTATCGCGACAGGCTCGACCAGCTGGGCCTGACCGACCCCATCTTTTCCACGCGCGCCTCGGAGGTCAAAGTTCCCTGCCGGGGCTGCCGCTTTGTGTTTGTGAACCAATACTATTTCAGCAAGCTGGAAAAACAGCTCATCAAGGCCCTGGAAGCCTCGGGCAATGAGGTGTTTATCATCTCCCAGTCCTGCGGTCCAAAGATGGACCCTGAGCAGCTGACCACCCCGGAGACCAGGCTCGAAGAGTTGAAACCCTCTGACATCCGCACCCAGAAGATCGAAGTGGTCGAATGCGAGAATGAGGAGCAGATGGTGCTGGCTTTCCTGGCCAACCATGACCCGGAAGTGGAGGATGTTGCGGAAAGCAGGGTGATTATCGACAGCATGTTCAACCGCAAACACTACCGCCACCTGTTCAGCCCGGCCAAATACAAGGCCAGCCAGGCTGGCAGTTTCATCCGCTCCGGGATCTACGCTTTCCTACAGACCCTGCACGCTCATCTGCATGCCCTGAACTCCACTCTGGACCAGAGTTTTGTCCCACTCCGGCTGTTATTGGCAGCTTGCGCGCAGGACAACTTCATCCGCTACTACCATCCTGACTGGGGCAGCGAAGAAAGAGACCTGCTCCTGAACGAGTTACGCTTTCTTTTCGACCAGGACATATTGTATGTGGACAAGGACCTCGAAATCTTCAAGGTGCTCAACGACAAACGTGCATACAGCTATTTGCCTCGCCTGCTCACACCCCATTTCGCGCTGCTGGCCAAGCTCGCCCAAATCCAGAGCCCGTCTGGCCTTGTCTATCTGATCGACCTACCTGAGGGACTCAGTATCCAAAGGATGTGCCGAAGCCAGGAACTTCTTTACAGCAACGCTCTGGAGGAGTTTTATGAACGCTTGGCCAATTTTGCCAGCCTGGGGACGCAGGGTGTGGTAGACTCCTGGAGCGACCTGTTCGCCCCGGAGGGGGCAGGCCTGGCGGAAAACATCCTGCAACTGCTGTTGGAAGCCCTGGCCAGCGCGAGGCTGAGCTTTGCAAAAACTGCCCGAGAGGAGACGCGGGTTTATGACGTGAGCAATCTTCTGGACCTGCGCAACCTGAGCTATGATACGGTGGTGTTTTTCCACGCCATAGAGGGAGTGTATCCCAGCAATCCGGAGCCGGTCTGGCTGTTCAATGAGAACCAACGCCAGCGCCTGGGCTTGAAGAGTTTCGACGCATTGCGTAGGCGGGAGCGTTATTACTTCCTCAGGCAGGTGCTCAATTCCAGGCAGGCGCTGATCTATTGTTACCGCGACCAGGAGCATGACATTGAACCTGGCAGTTTCGTAACCGAACTCATCCACGCCTCGGAAAACAAGGAATTGGCTGGGATTATAAGGATCGTGCCGGAATTGTTCAAACCCCGCATCTCGGACCTCTACCAAAGCAGGGCCGCCAGATATGGCAAACACAACGAATACGATTTTCAAACGAAGGCAGCTTTCATGTTTGGACTTAACCGGGCTGATCCGAATGACTTCTTCGTCATGCCCGTCTCACCGCAAGCGGACTTTGACGAACATCACAGCCTGAAAGTATCCTATCAAAGCCTTTCCCTCCTGGATAAGAACCCATTCGCCTGGTATGTCAGGGAACTGCGGAAGCTCAGGTGCATCGAGCTGCGGCCGCAAGAGACCATAACCCGCAAACTCTTCGGCGCCCTGCTGCACGGATTCCTGGCCAAAGTTTTGGGCCGCTTGAAAGGGCCCCACCAAGCTGTGGAAGAACTGGCTGTGGTTCTGGACTCAGAGACCGAACTGAGCAAGGAGATCTCCCAATTGATATCATCCACGCTGTACCTATACAAGCTTCCTCAGAACTACAACCATGAGTTCCTCGTCAGCGTGATTTCCCAATGCCTGGTCCGCTCAGTGCGTCAATTCTACCGGGAATTCCTGGTCCCCAGATTGCGGGGCACCTCTTTCGAACTGCAGCCAGAGGAAGGCCGAATGACCGATTTCGAATCCCAGCACAAACTTCTGGTGAGCCATATTTTGGATGAGATCGAATATCATCTGAAGATCCGCGGTATCGCCGATCTGCGCGTCAAATGCCCAGCCAAAAACCTGATCGTGGATTTTAAGACCGGGTCCCACGAGGTCGGCCAGCTCTTGTTCTATGAATGGTTCTACTATCTCTTGAATGAGGATTACGCCGGGCGGGAACTGGATTCGACCTTCTGGATGATCCTGGAGCAAAAGAACCTGGAAAGGACAGATCAGGCCAAACGGGACAAATGGCGGGAAAGAATGCGCCAAAACCTGGAAGATTGCCTGATCCGGGGTTACGGACAGGGAAAGAACTCGACGCACCGCAAGACAATGAGGAACATAACTCGTGCCGACCTTTATCATCCACCCGCGGGAGGTGGAGAATGA